One window from the genome of Candidatus Fermentibacter sp. encodes:
- a CDS encoding AAA family ATPase: MRVFVPPFIVDGARRGFFSGMVPGAVVMIDFPGFTGLTEEYMARGTRGAEELSLVLNCMLGTAVEGIVAAGGFIGGFAGDSVTGVLPGRTSAEASRTAAEISHALASRKGSGPGSLVKIGIASGTVSWDVIPGRSRLFHYFSGAPVAAASAEQEACAPGAVRSAGHVAVPDAAPAAGAAGSAPMPCCSGDFFVTERVGSLASQGEFRFVTSVFVSGPAEGPGPGREFVARVLDLAERYDGFLSGVDTKPAGANLLVLFGAPVTHEDDAARADGFLADLLGPHAGSARAGVECGEVFAGLLGSGSHTAYTAIGAPVNLAARLLYLASGGCALSGPSFARRSLLRRSQGMIVSLKGIRAGVEAVSLSPGGSRETASGFSGIFAGRQAEMDALGALLPAGPGDPARQVLVTGEAGAGKSRLLHEFEAVHGEAAFHHLRCDGIQQRGFNPFARLLRQLSGHSEGMDPPEGRRLFEARLASLGRPGAAVPGFGGEFLDQAEFLRSRAPALGSLLGMEWPDSVFGKLDPKLRFDNILTSLRGLLGILAGGAPSVIVIEDAHWLDRDSRKALELAAPALSAEPILWMALARPQAGSDQPFEPLPGSRATVIDLPGLEPGAAASLVSSELRGSPSEALSGYIHAHTGGNPLFVEQYCRFLSERGLVEEASGGLALSSVVEGLPADLNPVLVARIDRLPTSVRQAVQAASVLGREFEADVLASMLGEDDAGAVLLRGVEEQIWQPAGGRLHMFRHALLRDAAYSMQLGARLAELHALAAGAIRALRGGDPAFLDDLAYHYERAGMIPEAVEYLGLAAAQAAHSYLNSQAVDLYSRLASLLPDGRGKARAILAMADVEWASGSWDEALAHCRWAIDMCRLLGLHALEANARQRAGRILLDTGDEDAGMETLREAEACLDREEDYSTRSRIIMVRTSFLLQSNTREGMEEALETGLRYAIQSGDEEQCLRVRGNMGNYCLEVGNFAAALSHYEDVRNGAERLGITQLKALSLGNMALASKYLGDEARAVTLFREQLALANEMGNHLLAVLALGNLGSSLSRGWEWAGAADLFRRAARMAADLGAAQHEGIARSNLCDHCLRTGETAEALHNSTEAVRLCREKGFEYYIGSFLLVHARALLCSGRPREAMEAVEEAIGHPMMDDYRKPAAIITAAALAQTGCRGESLVILSAEARSADLETAAEASWLLWRLTSLDADRSAAVESNRRWLAEGRYPWVTASRLRSMGEDVSSLPAVPDHESDMLAGC, translated from the coding sequence ATGAGAGTGTTCGTCCCCCCGTTCATCGTCGATGGAGCCAGAAGAGGCTTCTTCAGCGGAATGGTCCCGGGGGCGGTCGTGATGATCGACTTCCCGGGCTTCACCGGGCTCACAGAGGAATACATGGCCCGCGGCACCAGGGGCGCCGAGGAGCTCTCGCTCGTTCTCAACTGCATGCTCGGGACCGCGGTGGAGGGGATCGTGGCCGCGGGTGGCTTCATCGGGGGCTTCGCCGGGGATTCCGTCACGGGCGTCCTGCCCGGGAGAACCTCGGCGGAAGCCTCCAGGACCGCCGCTGAGATCTCGCATGCGCTGGCCTCTCGAAAGGGTTCCGGCCCCGGATCGCTCGTGAAGATTGGCATCGCTTCCGGAACGGTGTCCTGGGATGTCATCCCGGGCCGCAGCCGGCTGTTCCACTATTTCTCGGGCGCTCCCGTGGCCGCGGCCTCGGCGGAGCAGGAGGCCTGCGCCCCGGGTGCGGTCCGGTCGGCGGGTCACGTCGCCGTGCCGGATGCCGCCCCTGCCGCGGGAGCCGCGGGATCCGCCCCGATGCCCTGCTGCTCGGGCGACTTCTTCGTGACCGAGCGTGTGGGCTCGCTGGCCTCACAGGGAGAGTTCAGGTTCGTGACGAGCGTGTTCGTATCCGGACCCGCAGAAGGTCCGGGACCGGGCAGGGAGTTCGTGGCGCGGGTCCTAGACCTTGCGGAAAGGTACGACGGGTTTCTCAGCGGAGTGGATACGAAGCCTGCGGGTGCCAACCTGCTGGTGCTGTTCGGCGCGCCCGTCACCCACGAGGACGACGCGGCGAGGGCCGACGGCTTCCTCGCCGACCTGCTCGGGCCGCATGCCGGGTCGGCCAGGGCGGGGGTCGAGTGCGGCGAGGTCTTCGCCGGACTGCTGGGTTCGGGGAGCCATACGGCCTATACGGCGATCGGAGCCCCGGTCAACCTGGCCGCGCGGCTGCTGTACCTCGCCTCGGGCGGCTGTGCTCTCTCCGGCCCGTCGTTCGCCCGCAGGAGCCTGCTCAGGCGTTCGCAGGGCATGATCGTAAGCCTGAAGGGCATCAGGGCCGGTGTGGAGGCGGTGAGTCTGTCCCCGGGGGGATCCCGGGAGACCGCGTCCGGTTTTTCCGGGATCTTTGCGGGAAGGCAGGCCGAGATGGATGCTCTCGGAGCACTGCTCCCCGCCGGACCCGGAGATCCCGCCCGGCAGGTGCTGGTCACCGGGGAGGCCGGTGCCGGCAAGAGCAGGCTCCTCCACGAGTTCGAAGCCGTGCACGGGGAAGCCGCGTTCCATCACCTCAGGTGCGACGGGATCCAGCAGAGGGGTTTCAACCCCTTCGCCAGGCTTCTCCGGCAGCTGTCGGGGCACTCGGAGGGGATGGATCCTCCGGAAGGCCGGCGGCTCTTCGAGGCGCGGCTCGCCTCGCTCGGAAGACCCGGGGCTGCGGTTCCCGGCTTCGGAGGCGAGTTCCTCGACCAGGCGGAGTTCCTCAGGAGCCGCGCACCGGCCCTCGGATCACTGCTCGGGATGGAATGGCCCGATTCGGTGTTCGGGAAACTCGATCCGAAACTCAGGTTCGACAACATCCTGACATCCCTGAGAGGCCTCCTGGGCATCCTGGCGGGCGGAGCACCCTCGGTCATCGTGATAGAGGACGCCCACTGGCTCGACCGTGATTCGAGGAAGGCCCTGGAACTCGCCGCCCCGGCGCTTTCGGCGGAGCCCATACTCTGGATGGCGCTCGCAAGGCCGCAGGCCGGTTCGGATCAGCCCTTCGAGCCGCTTCCCGGATCCCGGGCCACCGTGATCGACCTCCCAGGCCTCGAACCGGGGGCCGCCGCCTCCCTGGTCTCGTCGGAGCTTCGCGGCAGCCCGTCCGAAGCCCTTTCCGGGTACATCCACGCCCATACCGGGGGAAACCCGCTCTTCGTGGAGCAGTACTGCCGCTTCCTCTCTGAGCGCGGCCTGGTGGAGGAAGCTTCCGGAGGCCTCGCGCTCTCTTCTGTCGTCGAGGGCCTTCCGGCCGACCTCAACCCGGTGCTGGTGGCCAGGATCGACCGCCTTCCGACCAGTGTGCGGCAGGCCGTACAGGCCGCTTCCGTGCTCGGAAGGGAGTTCGAGGCCGACGTGCTCGCATCCATGCTGGGGGAGGACGATGCCGGGGCCGTGCTCCTCCGGGGTGTCGAGGAGCAGATCTGGCAGCCCGCGGGGGGCCGGCTCCACATGTTCCGGCATGCGCTCCTGCGGGATGCGGCCTATTCGATGCAGCTCGGCGCGAGGCTCGCGGAGCTCCACGCGCTCGCCGCCGGCGCGATCAGGGCTCTGCGGGGCGGGGATCCCGCCTTCCTGGACGATCTGGCGTACCATTACGAACGCGCGGGGATGATCCCGGAGGCGGTCGAGTACCTCGGGCTCGCCGCTGCCCAGGCTGCGCACAGCTATCTGAACTCCCAGGCCGTGGATCTCTACTCGCGGCTGGCCTCCCTGCTGCCCGACGGGCGCGGGAAGGCCCGGGCCATCCTGGCGATGGCCGACGTGGAATGGGCTTCCGGCTCGTGGGACGAGGCCCTCGCCCACTGCCGCTGGGCCATCGACATGTGCCGCCTTCTCGGGCTGCATGCGCTCGAGGCGAACGCACGCCAGCGGGCGGGGAGGATACTGCTCGACACGGGCGACGAGGATGCAGGCATGGAGACCCTGCGCGAGGCCGAAGCCTGCCTCGACAGGGAGGAGGATTACTCCACCAGGTCGAGGATCATCATGGTCAGAACGAGCTTCCTGCTCCAGTCCAACACCCGCGAGGGGATGGAGGAGGCCCTGGAGACCGGGCTCCGGTACGCCATCCAGTCGGGCGACGAGGAGCAGTGCCTCAGGGTCAGGGGGAACATGGGCAACTACTGCCTCGAGGTCGGCAACTTCGCCGCGGCGCTCTCCCATTACGAGGACGTCAGGAACGGAGCCGAGAGGCTCGGGATAACCCAGCTCAAGGCACTGTCGCTGGGGAACATGGCCCTCGCCAGCAAGTACCTCGGCGACGAGGCGAGGGCGGTCACCCTCTTCAGGGAGCAGCTCGCGCTGGCGAACGAGATGGGCAACCACCTCCTTGCGGTGCTCGCCCTGGGCAATCTGGGCAGCTCGCTCTCCCGCGGGTGGGAGTGGGCCGGTGCGGCCGACCTTTTCAGGCGGGCGGCGCGGATGGCGGCCGACCTCGGAGCGGCGCAGCACGAGGGGATAGCGCGCTCGAACCTCTGTGATCATTGCCTCAGGACCGGCGAAACTGCGGAGGCGCTCCACAACTCCACCGAAGCCGTGAGACTCTGCAGGGAGAAGGGGTTCGAATACTACATCGGGAGCTTCCTCCTGGTCCATGCGAGGGCGCTGCTCTGTTCGGGAAGGCCGCGCGAGGCCATGGAGGCCGTGGAGGAGGCCATCGGCCACCCGATGATGGACGACTACAGGAAGCCTGCCGCCATCATCACGGCGGCCGCACTCGCCCAGACCGGCTGCAGGGGCGAATCCCTGGTGATCCTCTCTGCAGAGGCCCGCTCGGCTGACCTCGAGACGGCCGCGGAAGCCTCCTGGCTCCTCTGGAGGCTCACATCGCTCGATGCCGACAGGTCGGCGGCGGTGGAATCCAACCGGAGATGGCTCGCGGAGGGGCGGTACCCCTGGGTGACGGCCTCCAGGCTGCGCTCGATGGGCGAGGACGTCTCGTCCCTACCGGCCGTCCCGGATCACGAATCGGACATGCTGGCCGGTTGCTGA
- a CDS encoding SIMPL domain-containing protein produces the protein MTRTMMAAAVLLMVCGTASAQDPYVYPRQISVTGTGTAWSEPDMATITFGVDVTGYSAAEAVDEASGMMRGARDAAVREGVDADDIATSSYSLWTEYEYDEYTYEYTDVLLYHVSDYATLKLYDTESVGDVLAALVEGGANYISSVSFAISDRAALYDEARIMAVEDAQNRAGQLASATGVTLGEPTMISEYSYDYYDPYYGYGAMSASISTGEYAGGGMAPPAITPAEMSVQTSVTITYGIE, from the coding sequence ATGACGAGGACGATGATGGCGGCAGCAGTGCTGCTGATGGTCTGTGGGACAGCCTCGGCGCAGGACCCCTACGTCTATCCGCGCCAGATATCCGTCACCGGGACGGGGACGGCCTGGAGCGAGCCGGACATGGCCACCATAACCTTCGGGGTCGACGTGACCGGCTATTCGGCTGCGGAGGCCGTGGACGAGGCCTCGGGGATGATGCGGGGTGCACGGGACGCCGCCGTGCGCGAAGGTGTGGATGCCGACGACATCGCCACCAGCTCCTACAGCCTGTGGACCGAGTACGAGTACGACGAGTACACCTATGAGTACACCGACGTGCTGCTGTACCACGTCTCCGACTACGCCACGCTGAAACTGTACGACACCGAAAGTGTCGGAGACGTCCTGGCCGCGCTGGTGGAGGGCGGTGCCAACTACATCTCCTCGGTCTCCTTCGCCATCTCGGACAGGGCCGCGCTGTACGACGAGGCCAGGATCATGGCGGTCGAGGATGCGCAGAACAGGGCCGGACAGCTCGCATCGGCGACGGGCGTGACGCTGGGCGAGCCCACCATGATCAGCGAGTACTCCTACGACTACTACGATCCGTATTACGGATACGGGGCGATGTCCGCCTCCATAAGCACCGGCGAGTATGCAGGCGGAGGCATGGCGCCGCCGGCGATCACCCCCGCCGAGATGTCGGTCCAGACGAGCGTCACGATCACGTACGGGATAGAGTAG